The genomic window GGTGCTTTCGATGTCGGGGCGGCGAGTGACGCAACTGCCCGACATGCCGACGGTTCCGTACGACCTGACGGGCCCGCTGAACGCCTATGCGACCGTCGGCCTGGTGGCCCCGGCCGCGACGCCCATGCCGATGCAGGAGCGACTCAACGCAGAACTGCAAACCGCCATGCGCGTCCCCGAGGTGTCTCGCAAACTCAACGATGCGGGATGGGAAACGGCGGCCGCCGATGCGACCTTGCTCCGCGCCTACATGGCTGCCGAACGCGCCATCTGGCCCGCGCTGATTCGCAATCGCGGCATCACCGTGGCGCAGTAAAAAAAGAATCGCTCAGAGTTCGCAGAACAGCCTCGCGCGCTCACTCAACGGACAAGGCATCCGTTTTCTGTTTGCTCTCCAGCACAAACGCCTCCGCCTCGGAATACGAGTGGAGCACCAGATCGATCAAGTCCTCGACCTGCTTTTCATCGACGGAAGAATCGTCGAGCGCCAGCTTGACGGTCGCAAGAATTGCGTCCGGCAACGCGGCGCGCAGCTCGGCCGCCTTCTGCCGCCACTGCGCCAACCCGTCCTGCCGTGGATAGACGAGGAAGACAGTGCCCACCAGACTGGCCTTGTCGGCCATCTCGGGGTCTTGGGGTTCGTTCGCCGAAACGCTCCGGGCGTCCACGCCCTCCTCCCGCAGCGCCCTGACGAGCAGTTCCATCAGCAGATCGTCACGGTCCGTGCCAAAGCCCATGCACAGAAAGATCGAACGCGAAGGCACATCAAGCCGCCCTTGCCACCGGCCGAGGCGAGCCTCGCGCATGTGGCGCAGATGCGCGCCCATGTTGGCGTCGACCAGCGAAGTCGGCGCGCGACGGCGTGCCGTGCGCCGTGCCGGCCGCTCCCTCGACAACGATTCGGCCAAGGCGACGATGTTCGCCTGGATGCGCTCGCGCTGCAGCTGATCGATGCGCCCGATGCGAAAGTCCGCCGCGCCGAGTGCCAGCCCCGGAAACAGCACGTGATCGCAGTACCTGGCGAAGCTGCTGCGCCGCAGAAAGGCACGAGCCTCCTGCAGATTGACGGCTGCATTGCCCGACAGCGCGCGCTGATAGAAGCGCTGGCCGGCAGACAGCCCCGGGGCATCGCTGAGAAGAATCGTGAACGGCGCCAGTGCTTTGACGTGGCGGCCCATCACCACCAGACACAGTGTCAGCGGCGTAGACAACAGCAGTCCCACCGGCCCCCAGAGCGCGCCCCAGAACAAGGCGGACACGATGACCGCCAGCGGGGCCAGACCCGTGCTGTGCCCGTAGACCTGCGGCTCCAGCACATTGGCGAAGACGAGTTCGAGCACGCCGAAGAATCCGAGGCTGGCCAGCACGAGCGTCCACCCCGGATCGACCGCAGCCGCGAACACCGCGATCAGGGCGGCTGCGCCCAGCACACCCACATACGGGATGAATCGCAGCAGCGCGGCGACGCAACCCCAGAGCGCGGCATGCGGCAGCCCTATCGCCCAAAGTCCCACGCCGACCACGGTGCCGAAGATCGCATTGACGATCGATTGCGACAGGAAGAAGCGCGACACGCCTTGCGCCGCCGCGCTCAGTGCCTGCACCGTCGTGCCCAGCTCCGCCTCGCCGACCAGCCGGATGAAGCGGTCACTGAGCGACTCGTGCTCCAGCAGGGTGAAAACGAGCAGCACGAACACGATGCCAGCCTGCCCGACCGGTCCCCATAGCGTCGATAACAGTTTGGTGACCCGCTCCCCAGCCGACTGCGGTGCCTGGACGGCCGGTGCGGGCGGCGGCGCAACCACTGTGGCCCGACTGCCTTGACGCCGCGGTGCGGTCGCGTCGGGCGGCGCGTTCTGCGGCAACATTCCTTTGAGTTCAGACTCGATTCGTTCGAACGGGCGGATCGTGAACTCACGGATCGCGTCGACCTTGCCGCTGATGGCCGCCGTGTACTGGGGCAGATCGCCGGCGACGGCGACGAGCTGGATCGCCAGCACCGCGCTGATCCAGGCCACGCACGCTGCCGCCAGCACCACCGACACCAGCGTGGCCACGGTACGACCCAGGCCCGCGACCGCGAGTCTTCTCACCAGCGGCGCCAGCACCAGGCTCAAGACACCCGCGATGACGATGGGCTTCAGAAAGTCCTGACCGAAGTGCAGCAGCAGCAACACGCACGTGGCTGGGACGATCAGGCCGAACTGGAAATTCTTGAGGTTGGGCAATGGGCGCAGACAGCGTTATGGCGATGGTGAAGATGTACTAGGGAAGCGAGATCTATACCGCCTCCGGCATCGCCAGCACAGCGGTCAAGGCGAAGTCCACCAGCAAAAGCCATGTCTCCTCGAACCCGATGATGCTGTGATGGTCCGAGCCCGCAATGGTCCTCACCGACACCGGAGTCGGCCATGCCGCGATGAGCTTGGCGGAGCGCTCCGGCAACACGACGTCATCGCGCTCGGCCAGCAGCACTT from Variovorax sp. PAMC28562 includes these protein-coding regions:
- a CDS encoding AI-2E family transporter, which translates into the protein MPNLKNFQFGLIVPATCVLLLLHFGQDFLKPIVIAGVLSLVLAPLVRRLAVAGLGRTVATLVSVVLAAACVAWISAVLAIQLVAVAGDLPQYTAAISGKVDAIREFTIRPFERIESELKGMLPQNAPPDATAPRRQGSRATVVAPPPAPAVQAPQSAGERVTKLLSTLWGPVGQAGIVFVLLVFTLLEHESLSDRFIRLVGEAELGTTVQALSAAAQGVSRFFLSQSIVNAIFGTVVGVGLWAIGLPHAALWGCVAALLRFIPYVGVLGAAALIAVFAAAVDPGWTLVLASLGFFGVLELVFANVLEPQVYGHSTGLAPLAVIVSALFWGALWGPVGLLLSTPLTLCLVVMGRHVKALAPFTILLSDAPGLSAGQRFYQRALSGNAAVNLQEARAFLRRSSFARYCDHVLFPGLALGAADFRIGRIDQLQRERIQANIVALAESLSRERPARRTARRRAPTSLVDANMGAHLRHMREARLGRWQGRLDVPSRSIFLCMGFGTDRDDLLMELLVRALREEGVDARSVSANEPQDPEMADKASLVGTVFLVYPRQDGLAQWRQKAAELRAALPDAILATVKLALDDSSVDEKQVEDLIDLVLHSYSEAEAFVLESKQKTDALSVE